A single region of the Latilactobacillus curvatus JCM 1096 = DSM 20019 genome encodes:
- a CDS encoding ABC transporter ATP-binding protein codes for MKLMWRYTIRYKKLLFWNFICVFGFILIELGLPTLLGQIIDKGINQHTFGPVWQFGLLMVGICLIGLIGLIGLAYTGSKLTTNIVRDIRNDIFKQTMQFSHSEYGEFGVSSLITRTTNDAFQVMQFMTQVLRTGFMTPMMIVASAFMIVRTSQSLSWIVFAAIPILLTGVVLIGRVSEPMSTEQQKNLDAINLNLRENLTGIRVVRAFVREQFQKLRFRKVNDDYSHSSIRLFTLVALAQPGFSFIFNIVFVLIIWQGAVQIDGGHLAVGTLIAFIEYIFHVLFSFMLFASVFMMYPRAAVSAERIEKILNAPINITEKEDGVTTTDTQGELVFDNVSFAYPGPTESPVVRDVTFQAHPGETVAFIGSTGSGKSTLIQLIPRFFDVTRGSIKLDGHDVRDYQLKALRQKIGFIPQKAVLFTGTIAENLRYGNPNATDEELWTALKIAQSDTFVAEKPDGLQTYLAEGGSNLSGGQKQRLAIARAIVRRPALYIFDDSFSALDYKTDAALRGALKSITKEATVLIVAQRVGTIMNADRIVVLNEGQVVGIGTHRDLLKDNEIYRAIAASQLSQEELNEEY; via the coding sequence ATGAAATTAATGTGGCGCTATACGATCCGATATAAGAAATTACTATTTTGGAACTTTATTTGCGTATTTGGATTTATTCTAATCGAATTGGGATTACCAACGTTATTAGGACAAATTATTGATAAAGGAATTAATCAACATACCTTTGGTCCTGTGTGGCAATTTGGGTTATTGATGGTTGGAATCTGTTTAATCGGACTAATTGGCTTAATTGGCTTGGCTTATACTGGTAGCAAATTAACCACCAATATCGTCCGTGACATTCGTAACGATATTTTTAAACAAACCATGCAGTTTTCCCATAGTGAGTATGGCGAATTTGGTGTGTCTTCTTTGATTACTCGGACCACTAATGATGCTTTCCAGGTGATGCAATTTATGACCCAAGTGTTGCGGACAGGGTTTATGACCCCGATGATGATCGTCGCGAGTGCTTTCATGATTGTACGGACAAGTCAATCGCTCTCATGGATTGTATTTGCGGCAATTCCAATCCTGCTAACGGGGGTTGTCTTGATTGGTCGCGTTTCTGAACCGATGTCGACGGAACAACAAAAAAATCTGGATGCGATTAATCTGAATCTGCGTGAGAACTTGACTGGGATTCGTGTTGTCCGTGCTTTTGTGCGGGAACAATTCCAGAAATTACGCTTTAGAAAAGTGAATGATGACTACAGTCATAGTTCTATCCGGCTGTTTACGTTGGTGGCTTTAGCACAACCGGGCTTTTCGTTCATCTTTAATATCGTATTCGTTCTAATCATTTGGCAAGGGGCTGTTCAGATTGATGGTGGTCACTTAGCGGTTGGGACGTTGATTGCGTTTATTGAATATATTTTCCACGTACTGTTTTCATTTATGTTATTTGCCAGTGTCTTCATGATGTATCCACGGGCCGCTGTTTCAGCAGAACGAATTGAAAAAATTCTGAATGCGCCAATTAATATTACCGAAAAAGAAGACGGGGTAACAACAACCGACACACAAGGTGAATTGGTGTTTGATAATGTCTCCTTTGCTTATCCAGGTCCGACTGAAAGTCCAGTCGTTCGGGATGTCACGTTCCAAGCGCATCCGGGTGAAACGGTTGCCTTTATTGGGAGTACCGGGAGTGGTAAGTCAACGTTGATTCAATTGATTCCACGCTTTTTTGACGTAACACGTGGATCGATTAAGCTTGACGGTCATGATGTGCGCGACTATCAACTTAAGGCGTTGCGCCAAAAGATCGGTTTTATTCCACAAAAAGCGGTGTTATTTACCGGAACAATCGCGGAAAACTTGCGTTATGGTAATCCGAATGCGACTGATGAAGAATTATGGACAGCTTTGAAAATTGCACAATCAGATACCTTTGTCGCTGAAAAACCAGACGGCTTACAAACTTATTTAGCCGAAGGTGGGAGCAATTTATCTGGTGGTCAAAAGCAACGTTTGGCGATTGCCAGAGCGATTGTCCGCCGCCCCGCGCTTTATATCTTTGATGATAGTTTTTCAGCATTGGATTATAAAACGGATGCGGCGTTACGAGGTGCATTGAAGTCAATCACCAAAGAGGCAACAGTGCTGATTGTGGCACAACGAGTTGGGACTATCATGAATGCTGATCGGATTGTCGTCTTAAACGAAGGTCAAGTGGTTGGTATTGGGACTCACCGCGACTTATTAAAAGATAACGAGATTTATCGTGCGATTGCGGCATCACAGTTATCACAGGAGGAACTCAATGAAGAATATTAG
- a CDS encoding ABC transporter ATP-binding protein — MKNIRELKRLMRYIGPYQVTFWLAITATVISVLANALWPVIMGLAITEISRSLAQHVAINFSYIAKVIAMILSFALLYQVTMFLGSFWMTRAVQRAMRDLRRDIDLQINALPVRFFDSQQQGNILSRVTNDVDAITNALQQSLIQVVTSILGIITAVIMMITINIWMALLSLIMIPASLLISRRVIQKSQPYFRGQQDTLGEMNGFVQENYGGFSVLKLYGQEERAIAAFAEITDRLTDYGFKAAFVSGLMMPLVGLTTNMTYAGMATLGGYYVLHGVISVGNLQAFIQYIWQVNQPISQITQLSGVIQSAAAATGRVFEILDEPVEATDNETASLPAIVQGKVEFDDVSFSYNPDKLLIRHLSFTANPGDKVAIVGPTGAGKTTMINLLMRFYDVTSGTIRIDGVDTKQLSKQQVRSQFGMVLQDAWLYHASITDNIRFGKLDATEYEVVDAAKTANVDHFIHTLPNGYQMTIDEEASNVSLGQKQLLTIARAVIADPKILILDEATSSVDTRLEGLLQKAMEKVMQGRTSFVIAHRLSTIRDADLILVMDHGQIVEQGTHDSLLAAGGVYANLYNSQFADTPEAAEA; from the coding sequence ATGAAGAATATTAGAGAACTTAAACGGCTAATGCGCTACATTGGGCCGTATCAAGTGACATTTTGGCTTGCGATTACCGCAACTGTTATTTCGGTGCTCGCTAATGCACTGTGGCCAGTGATCATGGGACTAGCCATTACTGAAATCAGTCGGAGTTTAGCACAACACGTTGCGATTAATTTTAGTTATATCGCGAAGGTGATTGCGATGATTTTGAGCTTTGCGTTGCTATATCAAGTGACGATGTTTTTAGGCTCGTTTTGGATGACGCGGGCTGTTCAACGGGCGATGCGTGATTTACGGCGCGACATTGATTTGCAAATCAATGCGCTACCCGTTCGTTTTTTTGATTCACAACAACAAGGGAATATCTTGTCACGGGTAACCAACGATGTGGACGCGATTACGAACGCTTTACAACAGAGTTTAATTCAAGTTGTGACATCGATCTTAGGGATCATCACGGCCGTGATCATGATGATTACGATTAATATTTGGATGGCGCTCTTATCATTAATAATGATTCCAGCATCGTTATTGATTTCAAGACGGGTCATTCAGAAATCGCAGCCGTACTTTAGAGGCCAACAAGACACGTTGGGCGAAATGAACGGCTTTGTACAGGAAAATTATGGCGGCTTCAGTGTCTTGAAACTTTACGGACAAGAAGAACGCGCAATTGCTGCTTTTGCAGAAATTACGGATCGGTTAACTGACTATGGCTTTAAGGCAGCCTTTGTTTCTGGCTTGATGATGCCGTTAGTTGGTTTAACGACAAACATGACGTATGCCGGGATGGCAACGTTAGGTGGTTATTATGTCTTGCACGGTGTGATTTCAGTTGGTAATTTACAAGCCTTCATTCAATATATTTGGCAAGTGAACCAACCAATCTCACAGATTACACAGTTGTCTGGTGTGATTCAATCAGCTGCTGCTGCAACTGGTCGTGTATTTGAAATCTTAGATGAGCCAGTTGAAGCAACCGATAATGAAACAGCATCGTTGCCAGCAATCGTTCAAGGTAAAGTTGAATTTGATGATGTCAGTTTCAGCTATAACCCAGACAAACTATTGATTCGCCATTTGAGCTTTACTGCTAACCCAGGTGATAAAGTGGCGATTGTCGGGCCAACCGGTGCTGGGAAGACAACGATGATTAACCTGTTGATGCGTTTTTATGATGTGACATCTGGAACGATTCGGATTGATGGGGTTGACACGAAGCAATTAAGCAAGCAACAAGTCCGTTCCCAATTTGGGATGGTACTTCAAGATGCTTGGTTATATCATGCTTCAATCACCGATAATATCCGTTTCGGGAAACTCGATGCGACAGAGTATGAAGTCGTTGATGCGGCTAAAACCGCTAATGTCGATCATTTTATCCATACGCTGCCAAACGGCTATCAAATGACGATTGATGAAGAAGCAAGCAACGTTTCGCTTGGGCAAAAACAACTATTGACGATTGCCCGAGCCGTGATTGCGGATCCTAAGATTTTAATCTTGGACGAAGCAACTAGTTCGGTGGATACCCGATTGGAAGGTTTATTGCAAAAAGCCATGGAAAAAGTCATGCAAGGGCGAACGAGTTTCGTCATTGCCCATCGACTCTCAACGATTCGCGACGCGGATTTGATTTTAGTGATGGACCATGGTCAAATTGTTGAACAAGGGACGCACGATTCGCTATTAGCGGCCGGTGGTGTGTACGCTAATTTATATAACAGTCAATTTGCCGATACGCCTGAAGCGGCGGAAGCATAA
- the def gene encoding peptide deformylase, with product MILMKDIIREGNPTLRKIAEPVTFPLSDEDRQLAADMMAFLENSQDPELAEKYHLRAGVGLAAPQVDVSKQMSAVLVPGPDEPIFKDVIINPKIISHSVQNAALAEGEGCLSVDREVPGFVPRPDRITLRYQDLDGESHKIRLKNYPAIVCQHEIDHLNGILFFDHINKQDPFAAPDDMIIIE from the coding sequence GTGATATTAATGAAAGATATTATCCGCGAGGGTAACCCAACACTTAGAAAGATAGCTGAACCTGTTACTTTTCCGCTATCAGATGAAGATCGGCAACTTGCTGCTGACATGATGGCATTTTTAGAAAATAGCCAAGATCCTGAACTTGCTGAAAAGTACCACTTGCGCGCTGGCGTCGGTTTAGCTGCACCCCAAGTAGATGTTTCAAAACAAATGTCTGCTGTCTTGGTCCCTGGACCAGACGAACCCATCTTCAAAGATGTGATTATCAATCCTAAAATTATCAGCCACTCTGTTCAAAACGCAGCACTTGCTGAAGGTGAAGGTTGCTTATCAGTTGACCGCGAAGTGCCCGGCTTTGTGCCCCGCCCTGACCGTATTACACTACGTTACCAAGATTTAGATGGTGAAAGCCACAAGATTCGCTTAAAAAACTACCCAGCTATTGTGTGCCAACACGAAATCGATCATCTAAATGGCATCTTGTTCTTCGATCACATCAACAAACAAGACCCATTCGCAGCACCAGATGACATGATTATTATTGAATAG
- the pdhA gene encoding pyruvate dehydrogenase (acetyl-transferring) E1 component subunit alpha — MVNNKAAVNFEKLLSDESQDFKTVQILDETGQVVNPELMPDLSDDQLVELMKQMVWSRVLDQRATALNRQGRLGFYAPTAGQEASQLASNFAMTKDDFLFPGYRDVPQLVQHGLPLSQAFLWSRGHIDGNKYPESLKAMPPQIIIGAQYIQAMGVAVGMKKRQSENAVYVYTGDGGTSQGDFYEGLNFAGAFKAPAIFVVQNNGFAISVPREKQTAAVTLAQKGVAAGISAIQVDGMDPLAVYEVMKEAREFTTAGNGPVLIETLTYRYGPHTLSGDDPTRYRTKETDDIWLKRDPLVRMRRFLTDKGLWSQDQEDQLIEQVKTDIKAAINEADAAPKQKVTDFLNVTFEDQPQNIKEQIAEYSAKESN; from the coding sequence ATGGTCAATAATAAAGCTGCAGTTAATTTTGAGAAGTTATTGAGCGATGAGAGCCAAGATTTTAAGACCGTTCAAATTTTAGATGAGACTGGCCAGGTTGTTAATCCGGAATTGATGCCGGATCTCAGTGATGACCAATTGGTTGAACTGATGAAACAAATGGTTTGGTCGCGTGTGCTTGATCAACGAGCAACTGCTTTGAACCGTCAAGGCCGGTTAGGATTTTATGCACCAACTGCTGGGCAAGAAGCCAGCCAATTAGCAAGTAACTTTGCGATGACTAAAGACGACTTTTTATTCCCTGGTTACCGGGATGTGCCACAATTAGTGCAACATGGGCTACCTTTATCACAAGCATTCCTATGGTCACGAGGCCATATTGACGGTAACAAGTATCCAGAATCTTTGAAGGCGATGCCACCACAAATCATTATCGGCGCGCAATACATTCAAGCAATGGGTGTTGCGGTTGGGATGAAGAAGCGCCAATCAGAAAATGCTGTTTACGTTTATACCGGTGACGGTGGGACTTCACAGGGGGATTTCTATGAAGGCTTGAACTTTGCGGGTGCTTTTAAAGCACCAGCCATTTTCGTTGTTCAAAATAACGGCTTTGCGATTTCGGTCCCACGTGAAAAACAAACAGCTGCTGTAACGTTGGCTCAAAAAGGGGTCGCAGCTGGGATTTCTGCCATTCAAGTCGATGGGATGGATCCACTAGCAGTTTATGAAGTGATGAAAGAAGCGCGTGAATTTACAACTGCTGGCAACGGACCGGTCTTAATTGAAACATTAACCTATCGTTATGGACCACATACATTATCAGGGGATGATCCGACTCGTTATCGGACCAAAGAAACAGACGATATTTGGTTGAAACGTGATCCACTCGTTAGAATGCGTCGTTTCTTAACTGATAAGGGACTTTGGTCACAAGATCAAGAAGACCAATTGATCGAACAAGTTAAAACAGACATTAAAGCAGCCATCAACGAAGCGGATGCTGCGCCAAAACAAAAAGTCACAGATTTCTTGAATGTTACATTTGAAGACCAACCACAAAACATTAAAGAACAAATCGCAGAGTACAGTGCAAAGGAGTCGAATTAA
- a CDS encoding alpha-ketoacid dehydrogenase subunit beta, with protein MAQKTMIQAITNALDLELADDKNVLIFGEDVGKNGGVFRATEGLQAKHGEDRVFDTPLAESGIGGLSIGLALEGFRPVPEIQFFGFVFETMDSIAGQMSRTRYRMGGTRNMPITIRAPFGGGVHTPELHSDNFEGMITQIPGIRVVVPSNPYDAKGLLISAIRSNDPVLYLEHMKLYRSFREEVPDESYTVPLDKAAVVTEGTDVSIITYGAMVREAIKAAENLAKENIKAEVIDLRTIAPLDVATIIASVEKTGRVVIVQEAQKQAGVGAQVASEISERAVLSLEAPIARVSAPDTPFPFGQAEATWLPNATDIENKVKEVINF; from the coding sequence ATGGCACAAAAAACGATGATTCAAGCAATTACAAATGCGCTGGATTTAGAACTTGCAGATGATAAGAACGTCTTGATTTTCGGGGAAGATGTTGGGAAGAACGGTGGGGTTTTCCGAGCAACTGAAGGGTTGCAAGCTAAACATGGTGAAGACCGCGTTTTTGATACACCGTTAGCTGAATCTGGGATTGGTGGTTTATCAATCGGTTTAGCACTAGAAGGCTTCCGCCCTGTACCTGAAATTCAATTCTTTGGTTTCGTTTTCGAAACAATGGATTCGATTGCTGGCCAGATGTCACGGACACGTTATCGGATGGGTGGCACACGCAACATGCCAATCACGATTCGTGCACCATTTGGTGGTGGCGTGCATACCCCAGAATTACATTCAGATAACTTTGAAGGAATGATCACGCAAATTCCAGGGATTCGCGTGGTTGTGCCAAGTAATCCATATGATGCCAAAGGCTTATTGATTTCTGCGATTCGTTCAAACGATCCTGTTTTGTATCTTGAACACATGAAATTATACCGGTCGTTCCGCGAAGAAGTACCTGATGAATCTTATACAGTGCCGCTTGATAAAGCAGCTGTGGTTACTGAAGGGACAGATGTTTCAATCATCACTTACGGTGCAATGGTGAGAGAAGCGATTAAAGCGGCCGAAAACCTAGCTAAAGAGAATATTAAAGCTGAAGTAATTGATTTACGAACAATTGCACCATTAGATGTTGCAACAATTATCGCCTCTGTCGAAAAAACAGGGCGGGTCGTTATTGTTCAAGAAGCACAAAAACAAGCAGGCGTTGGGGCACAAGTTGCTTCTGAAATTTCAGAACGTGCTGTTCTTTCATTGGAAGCTCCAATTGCACGTGTTTCAGCTCCTGATACGCCATTCCCATTTGGACAAGCTGAAGCAACTTGGTTACCAAATGCAACTGATATTGAAAATAAGGTTAAAGAAGTTATTAACTTTTAG
- a CDS encoding dihydrolipoyllysine-residue acetyltransferase, protein MAYQFKLPDIGEGIAEGEIQKWAVAEGDTIQEDDVLLEVQNDKSVEEIPSPVSGKVVKILVGEGEVATVGQVLVEIDAPGVEGNDTPSTATPAATPEAAPTATDAGGVYQFKLPDIGEGIAEGEIQKWAVAEGDTIQEDDTLLEVQNDKSVEEIPSPVSGKVVKILVGEGEVATVGQVLVEIDAPGHNSATATSAEQAPATASESTPAKTTAPSSQAVVAISDQNRTILAMPSVRKFARENDVDISQVPATGKHGRITKEDVQIFMQNGAATTTAPAVETAEQPTSPATPAAQPVAATPYTSVTPERETREKMSPTRKAIAKAMVTSKHTAPHVTLFDEVEVSKLMTHRKKFKDVAAKKDIKLTFLPYIVKALVTVLRDFPTLNASIDDATNEIVYKHYINVGIATDTDHGLYVPNIKDADSKSIFAIAKEIGENTQKALDNKLKPAEMSGGSMTISNIGSIGGGWFTPVVNYPEVAILGVGRIGTEPIVNADGELAVGKVLKLSLSFDHRLIDGGTAQRAMNELKELLADPELLLMEG, encoded by the coding sequence ATGGCATATCAATTTAAATTACCGGATATTGGTGAAGGGATCGCAGAAGGCGAAATTCAAAAATGGGCAGTCGCAGAAGGTGACACGATTCAAGAAGATGATGTCTTACTTGAAGTTCAAAATGATAAATCAGTTGAAGAAATCCCATCACCCGTTAGTGGGAAAGTCGTTAAAATTTTAGTCGGTGAGGGTGAAGTGGCAACAGTTGGCCAAGTACTGGTTGAAATTGACGCACCAGGTGTTGAAGGTAACGATACACCAAGTACGGCAACACCAGCTGCTACACCCGAAGCAGCACCGACTGCAACCGATGCAGGTGGTGTTTACCAATTTAAATTACCAGATATTGGTGAAGGGATTGCCGAAGGTGAAATTCAAAAATGGGCGGTCGCAGAAGGCGATACCATTCAAGAAGATGACACTTTATTAGAAGTTCAAAATGATAAATCAGTTGAAGAAATCCCATCACCTGTTAGTGGGAAAGTCGTTAAAATTTTAGTCGGTGAAGGCGAAGTGGCGACTGTCGGTCAAGTATTGGTCGAAATTGATGCTCCAGGTCACAATTCGGCAACGGCAACATCTGCTGAACAAGCACCAGCTACGGCGTCAGAATCAACACCAGCTAAAACAACGGCGCCAAGCAGTCAAGCAGTAGTTGCGATTAGTGACCAAAATCGGACGATTTTAGCTATGCCATCTGTTCGAAAATTCGCACGTGAAAACGATGTTGATATCAGTCAAGTGCCAGCCACCGGTAAACATGGTCGGATTACTAAAGAAGACGTGCAAATCTTCATGCAAAATGGCGCTGCAACAACGACAGCACCTGCTGTAGAGACAGCAGAACAACCAACGTCGCCAGCAACACCAGCTGCACAACCAGTTGCTGCGACACCATACACCTCTGTTACACCAGAACGGGAAACACGTGAAAAAATGTCACCAACGCGTAAAGCAATTGCTAAAGCAATGGTGACAAGCAAGCATACGGCACCACACGTTACTTTATTCGATGAAGTGGAAGTTTCTAAATTGATGACCCATCGTAAGAAATTCAAGGATGTAGCGGCTAAGAAGGACATTAAGTTAACCTTCTTACCATACATCGTTAAAGCTTTGGTAACGGTCTTACGTGACTTCCCAACTTTGAACGCGTCAATTGATGATGCAACTAACGAAATTGTTTATAAACACTACATTAATGTCGGAATTGCAACGGATACTGATCACGGGCTCTATGTCCCAAATATCAAGGATGCCGACAGCAAGAGTATTTTTGCCATCGCTAAAGAAATTGGCGAAAATACGCAAAAAGCATTGGATAACAAATTGAAACCAGCTGAAATGAGTGGTGGTTCAATGACAATCAGTAATATCGGATCAATTGGTGGCGGTTGGTTTACACCGGTTGTTAACTACCCTGAAGTTGCAATCTTAGGGGTTGGCCGAATTGGGACAGAACCAATCGTCAACGCTGATGGTGAGTTGGCTGTTGGCAAAGTCTTGAAATTATCACTATCATTTGATCATCGTTTAATTGATGGTGGAACTGCGCAACGTGCGATGAACGAATTAAAAGAATTATTAGCTGATCCAGAGCTATTATTGATGGAAGGATGA
- the lpdA gene encoding dihydrolipoyl dehydrogenase gives MVVGDFAIELDTVVIGSGPGGYVAAIRAAEMGQKVTVIERETIGGVCLNVGCIPSKALISAGHRLQEAKDSSVFGVTTTGATLDFAKTQDWKQHEVVEKLTGGISMLFKKHKIDVLDGSAFLVDEHSLRVIKEESAQTYSFKNLIIATGSRPIEIKGFKFNKRVIDSTGGLSLTEVPKELVVIGGGYIGSELAGAYANLGAHVTILEGTDSILPNFEKDMVQLVTKNFKAKGVDVITGAMAKEAVETDQNVTVKYEVGGKEEQLVADYVMVTVGRRPNTDEMGLEQAGIKMADRGLIEVDQQGQTNVKGIYAIGDIVAGAALAHKASYEAKVAAEAIAGKKLTVDYHAMPAVCYTDPELATTGLTVAEAKVKGMNAKGFKFPFAANGRALSLADTEGFVRLVTNTDDNTVLGAQVAGVGASDLISELTLALESGMNAEDLALTIHPHPTLSEAIMDDAELALGLPIHI, from the coding sequence ATGGTTGTAGGTGATTTTGCAATTGAATTAGACACAGTAGTCATCGGTTCAGGTCCTGGGGGCTATGTTGCGGCAATTCGCGCGGCCGAAATGGGTCAAAAAGTAACTGTGATTGAACGTGAAACAATTGGCGGTGTTTGTTTAAACGTCGGCTGTATTCCTTCCAAGGCTTTGATTTCAGCTGGTCATCGACTACAAGAGGCAAAAGATTCATCTGTCTTTGGTGTGACGACTACTGGAGCAACATTGGATTTTGCGAAAACGCAAGACTGGAAACAACATGAGGTTGTTGAAAAACTAACTGGTGGCATTTCAATGTTGTTCAAAAAACACAAGATTGATGTGTTAGACGGTTCAGCCTTTTTAGTGGACGAACATAGCTTACGCGTGATTAAAGAAGAGAGTGCACAAACGTACAGTTTTAAAAATTTAATCATTGCTACTGGTAGTCGTCCAATTGAAATTAAAGGCTTCAAATTTAATAAACGGGTTATTGATTCAACTGGTGGTTTAAGCTTAACGGAAGTACCAAAAGAATTAGTGGTCATTGGTGGTGGCTATATCGGCTCTGAATTAGCAGGGGCCTATGCCAACTTAGGTGCACATGTGACGATTCTCGAAGGGACAGACTCGATTTTACCTAACTTCGAAAAAGATATGGTGCAATTGGTGACAAAGAACTTCAAAGCTAAAGGGGTCGATGTGATTACTGGCGCAATGGCAAAAGAAGCTGTTGAAACTGATCAAAATGTGACGGTTAAATATGAAGTCGGCGGCAAAGAAGAACAACTTGTTGCCGATTACGTGATGGTGACTGTTGGTCGGCGGCCAAATACCGACGAAATGGGACTCGAACAAGCCGGTATTAAGATGGCTGATCGTGGTTTGATTGAAGTTGATCAACAAGGCCAAACTAACGTTAAGGGCATCTATGCGATTGGCGATATCGTTGCTGGAGCAGCTTTGGCGCATAAAGCAAGTTATGAAGCTAAAGTGGCTGCAGAAGCCATTGCCGGTAAGAAATTAACGGTTGATTACCACGCAATGCCAGCTGTTTGTTATACAGATCCTGAGTTGGCAACGACCGGTTTAACGGTTGCAGAAGCCAAGGTAAAAGGAATGAACGCTAAAGGATTTAAGTTCCCATTTGCAGCTAATGGCCGTGCTTTATCATTAGCAGATACAGAAGGTTTCGTGCGGTTAGTGACGAATACGGATGATAACACAGTTCTGGGCGCTCAAGTTGCTGGCGTTGGCGCGAGTGATTTAATTTCTGAATTGACGTTAGCCCTTGAATCAGGCATGAATGCAGAAGACCTTGCTCTAACCATTCATCCACATCCAACGTTAAGTGAAGCGATTATGGATGATGCCGAATTAGCATTAGGATTGCCAATTCATATTTAA
- a CDS encoding UPF0223 family protein: MQILGAFMQTNYSYPLEPDWTPAEVVQVMKLYNLVEQAYEFGAKVADLQAAYRDFKVVVQSKMQEKKIDKAFSEASGYSIYRCMQAAKRSSRTQIKMTLN, from the coding sequence ATGCAAATTTTAGGAGCCTTTATGCAAACGAACTATAGTTATCCTTTAGAACCAGACTGGACGCCAGCTGAAGTTGTCCAAGTCATGAAATTATATAATCTTGTTGAACAAGCTTATGAATTTGGTGCGAAAGTTGCGGATTTACAAGCTGCTTATCGTGACTTCAAAGTGGTTGTTCAAAGTAAGATGCAAGAAAAAAAAATTGATAAGGCCTTTTCAGAAGCGTCAGGCTATTCAATATATCGGTGTATGCAGGCTGCAAAGAGGAGTAGTCGAACCCAAATCAAAATGACGCTTAATTAG